One genomic window of Thermococcus indicus includes the following:
- a CDS encoding pyruvate/ketoisovalerate ferredoxin oxidoreductase subunit gamma: protein MIEIRFHGRGGQGAVTAANILASAAFLEGKYVQAFPFFGVERRGAPVTAFTRIDEKPIRIKTQIYEPDIVVVLDPSLLDTVDVTAGLKDGGIVIVNTEKSKEEVLEKLKKKPAKLALVDATTIALDVLGLPITNTAILGAVSKATGVVSLEHVQKAIQDVFSGALGEKNAKAAEEAFNKTVIYEL, encoded by the coding sequence ATGATCGAGATTCGTTTTCACGGTAGAGGTGGACAGGGTGCCGTTACCGCTGCCAACATACTAGCCTCAGCTGCTTTCCTTGAGGGCAAGTACGTCCAGGCGTTCCCGTTCTTCGGTGTTGAGAGGCGTGGAGCGCCGGTTACGGCTTTCACCAGGATCGACGAGAAGCCGATAAGGATAAAGACCCAGATCTACGAGCCGGACATCGTCGTCGTCCTCGACCCGAGCCTTCTCGACACGGTAGATGTTACCGCCGGTCTCAAGGACGGCGGAATAGTCATCGTCAACACCGAGAAGAGTAAGGAGGAGGTTCTTGAGAAGCTCAAGAAGAAGCCGGCCAAGCTGGCACTCGTTGACGCAACCACCATAGCCCTCGACGTTCTCGGACTGCCGATCACCAACACCGCCATCCTCGGTGCGGTCTCCAAGGCCACCGGTGTCGTCAGCCTCGAGCACGTCCAGAAGGCCATCCAGGACGTCTTCTCCGGTGCCCTCGGGGAGAAGAACGCCAAGGCCGCAGAGGAAGCCTTCAACAAGACCGTCATTTACGAGCTCTGA
- a CDS encoding 3-methyl-2-oxobutanoate dehydrogenase subunit delta, translating into MNTLFGEKKEGATKIVLKSVDEYPEAPVSLGTTLSNFTGDWRTFIPVIDDDKCVKCYICWKFCPEPAIFIREDGYVGVDYDYCKGCGICANECPTKAITMEKEEK; encoded by the coding sequence TTGAACACGCTGTTCGGTGAAAAGAAAGAAGGGGCCACCAAAATCGTCCTCAAGAGCGTGGACGAGTACCCCGAGGCCCCGGTGAGTCTGGGAACAACCCTCAGCAACTTCACGGGTGACTGGAGGACATTCATCCCGGTCATTGACGACGACAAGTGCGTCAAGTGCTACATCTGCTGGAAGTTCTGCCCGGAGCCGGCCATATTCATCCGTGAGGACGGCTACGTGGGAGTTGATTACGACTACTGTAAGGGCTGCGGCATCTGTGCGAACGAGTGCCCGACCAAAGCGATAACCATGGAGAAAGAGGAGAAGTGA
- the porA gene encoding pyruvate ferredoxin oxidoreductase → MEYKPIRKVVSGNYAAAYAVKHARVEVVAAYPITPQTSIIEKIAEFIANDEIENIQYVPVESEHSAMAASIGASATGARAFTATSAQGLALMHEMLHWAAGARLPIVMVDVNRAMAPPWSVWDDQTDSLSQRDTGWMQFYAENNQEVYDGVLMAFKIAETVNLPAMVIESAFILSHTYDVVEMIPQELVDEFLPPRKPLYTLTDFDNPISVGALGTPNDYYEFRYKLAKAMEEAKKVIHEVGKEFGERFGRDYSQMIELYKTDDADFVFMGMGSLMGTVKQAVDVLREEGYKVGAAKVRWFRPFPSEELYELAKDVQAIAVLDRNFSFGQEGILFNEAKGALYNTDAKPLMKNYIVGLGGRDFTVNDVRKIAENMKAIIDKGELDVEVDWYHLKR, encoded by the coding sequence ATGGAGTACAAACCCATTAGGAAGGTCGTGAGCGGTAACTACGCGGCCGCTTACGCCGTTAAGCACGCGCGCGTTGAGGTCGTCGCGGCTTACCCGATCACCCCTCAGACCAGCATCATCGAGAAGATAGCCGAGTTCATAGCCAACGACGAGATTGAGAACATCCAGTACGTCCCCGTCGAGAGCGAGCACTCCGCCATGGCGGCCAGCATAGGCGCCTCAGCAACCGGCGCCAGAGCATTTACCGCCACTTCAGCCCAGGGTCTCGCCCTCATGCACGAGATGCTCCACTGGGCCGCCGGTGCGAGGCTCCCGATAGTCATGGTCGACGTCAACCGCGCCATGGCCCCGCCGTGGAGCGTCTGGGACGACCAGACCGACAGCCTCTCCCAGAGGGACACCGGCTGGATGCAGTTCTACGCCGAGAACAACCAGGAAGTTTACGACGGTGTGCTGATGGCCTTTAAGATAGCCGAGACCGTTAACCTCCCCGCGATGGTCATCGAGAGCGCCTTCATACTGAGCCACACCTACGACGTCGTCGAGATGATACCGCAGGAGCTCGTTGACGAGTTCCTCCCGCCGAGGAAGCCGCTCTACACCCTCACCGACTTCGACAACCCAATATCCGTGGGTGCCCTCGGAACCCCGAACGACTACTACGAGTTCCGCTACAAGCTCGCCAAGGCCATGGAAGAGGCCAAGAAGGTCATCCACGAGGTCGGCAAGGAGTTCGGCGAGCGCTTTGGAAGGGACTACAGCCAGATGATCGAGCTCTACAAGACCGACGACGCTGACTTCGTCTTCATGGGCATGGGCTCGCTCATGGGAACCGTCAAGCAGGCGGTCGATGTTCTCCGCGAGGAGGGCTACAAGGTCGGCGCGGCCAAGGTGCGCTGGTTCAGGCCGTTCCCGAGCGAGGAGCTCTACGAGCTCGCCAAGGACGTCCAGGCCATAGCGGTCCTTGACAGGAACTTCTCCTTCGGACAGGAGGGAATACTCTTCAACGAGGCCAAGGGAGCGCTCTACAACACCGACGCAAAGCCGCTCATGAAGAACTACATCGTCGGCCTTGGAGGAAGGGACTTCACGGTGAACGACGTCAGGAAGATCGCCGAGAACATGAAGGCAATCATCGATAAGGGAGAGCTTGATGTAGAGGTGGACTGGTACCACCTTAAGAGGTGA
- a CDS encoding 3-methyl-2-oxobutanoate dehydrogenase subunit beta: MEIPENVKKRLSIPADEHFYAGHTACQGCGASLGLRYVLKTYGKKTIFTIPACCSTIIAGAWPYSTLDAPLFHTAFETTGAVMSGIEAALKVKGYKVKGEDGVMVVGWAGDGGTADIGLQALSGFLERGHDALYIMYDNEAYMNTGIQRSGSTPYGAWTTNTPGGKKHFLEKRHKKKVIDIVIAHEIPYAATASVAYPEDFIRKLKKARDTPGPSFIQLFAPCPTGWRSPTDKSIELARLAVQTAYFPLFEYENGRYKINMPSPKKEPKPIEEFLKYQGRFKYMTKEDIEVLQQWVNHEWEKLKKLAEIFG; this comes from the coding sequence ATGGAGATTCCCGAGAACGTTAAGAAGAGGTTGAGCATTCCAGCTGATGAGCACTTTTACGCGGGCCACACCGCCTGCCAGGGATGTGGCGCTTCCCTGGGTCTTCGCTACGTGCTCAAGACCTACGGCAAGAAGACCATCTTCACAATCCCCGCGTGCTGTTCGACCATCATAGCCGGTGCGTGGCCGTACTCAACCCTCGACGCCCCGCTCTTCCACACGGCCTTTGAGACCACCGGTGCCGTCATGAGCGGTATCGAGGCGGCCCTCAAGGTCAAGGGGTACAAGGTCAAGGGCGAGGACGGTGTCATGGTCGTCGGCTGGGCCGGCGACGGCGGTACCGCGGACATAGGTCTGCAGGCCCTCAGCGGATTCCTTGAGAGGGGCCACGACGCGCTCTACATCATGTACGACAACGAGGCCTACATGAACACCGGAATCCAGAGGTCCGGCTCGACCCCGTACGGTGCCTGGACCACCAACACCCCGGGCGGAAAGAAGCACTTCCTTGAGAAGAGGCACAAGAAGAAGGTCATCGACATAGTCATAGCCCACGAGATACCCTACGCCGCCACCGCAAGCGTCGCCTATCCAGAGGACTTCATAAGGAAGCTCAAGAAGGCCAGGGACACCCCGGGACCGAGCTTCATCCAGCTCTTCGCCCCGTGCCCGACCGGCTGGCGCTCACCGACCGACAAGAGCATCGAGCTTGCCCGCTTAGCCGTCCAGACGGCCTACTTCCCGCTCTTTGAGTACGAGAACGGCAGGTACAAGATCAACATGCCCTCACCGAAGAAGGAGCCGAAGCCCATCGAGGAGTTCCTCAAGTACCAGGGCAGGTTCAAGTACATGACCAAGGAGGACATAGAGGTCCTCCAGCAGTGGGTCAACCACGAGTGGGAGAAGCTCAAGAAGCTCGCCGAGATCTTCGGCTGA
- the porD gene encoding pyruvate synthase subunit PorD — translation MAESPFKADIERVQKEYSEKMTPGAIATIPGSSVVNKTGSWRVFMPEFNRDKCVRCYLCYIYCPEPAIYLDEENYPVFDYDYCKGCGVCANECPTDAIIMVRETK, via the coding sequence ATGGCCGAGAGTCCGTTTAAGGCCGACATTGAGAGGGTTCAGAAGGAGTATAGCGAAAAGATGACCCCCGGAGCGATAGCCACCATCCCGGGGAGCAGCGTGGTAAACAAGACCGGTTCCTGGCGTGTTTTCATGCCCGAGTTCAACCGGGACAAGTGCGTCCGCTGCTACCTCTGCTACATCTACTGCCCGGAGCCGGCCATCTACCTCGACGAGGAGAACTACCCCGTCTTTGACTACGACTACTGTAAGGGCTGTGGAGTTTGCGCGAACGAGTGCCCGACCGACGCTATCATAATGGTTAGGGAGACCAAGTGA
- the porA gene encoding pyruvate synthase subunit PorA: protein MPIRKVMKANEAAAWAAKLAKPKVIAAFPITPSTLVPEKISEFVADGELDAEFIKVESEHSAISACVGASAAGVRTFTATASQGLALMHEILFIAAGMRLPIVIAVGNRALSAPINIWNDWQDTISERDTGWLQFYAENNQEALDLILIAYKVAENEKVLLPAMVGFDAFILTHTVEPVEIPDQELVDEFLGEYEPKYAYLDPSRPITQGTLAFPAHYMEARYTVWEANENARKVIDEAFAEFEKRFGRKYQKIEEYRTDDAEIIFVTMGSLAGTVKEYVDHLREQGIKVGAAKMTVYRPFPIEEVRALAKKAKVIALLEKNITFSVGGALFQDFSRALINESEKPKIVDFILGLGGRDVTFRDLDEALAIAQKALNGEAVDEVNWIGLRKEIL from the coding sequence ATGCCGATTAGGAAGGTTATGAAGGCCAACGAGGCTGCCGCCTGGGCGGCCAAGCTCGCCAAGCCGAAGGTCATAGCGGCGTTCCCGATTACCCCGTCAACGCTCGTTCCGGAGAAGATCAGTGAGTTCGTTGCCGATGGAGAGCTCGACGCTGAGTTCATCAAGGTCGAGAGCGAGCACTCGGCGATTTCAGCCTGCGTCGGTGCCTCTGCGGCCGGTGTTAGAACCTTCACCGCGACCGCTTCCCAGGGTCTGGCACTCATGCACGAGATACTCTTCATCGCCGCCGGCATGAGGCTTCCGATAGTCATCGCCGTTGGAAACCGCGCGCTGAGCGCTCCGATCAACATCTGGAACGACTGGCAGGACACCATCAGCGAGCGCGATACCGGCTGGCTCCAGTTCTACGCCGAGAACAACCAGGAAGCTTTGGACCTCATACTCATCGCCTACAAGGTCGCCGAGAACGAGAAGGTCCTTCTCCCGGCGATGGTTGGATTCGACGCCTTCATCCTGACCCACACCGTTGAGCCGGTCGAGATACCCGATCAGGAGCTCGTTGACGAGTTCCTCGGCGAGTACGAGCCGAAGTACGCCTACCTCGACCCGAGCAGGCCGATAACTCAGGGTACCCTCGCCTTCCCGGCCCACTACATGGAGGCCAGGTACACCGTCTGGGAGGCCAACGAGAACGCCAGAAAGGTCATAGACGAGGCATTCGCGGAGTTCGAAAAGCGCTTTGGTAGAAAGTACCAGAAGATCGAGGAGTACCGCACGGATGACGCCGAGATAATCTTCGTCACCATGGGCTCACTCGCCGGAACCGTCAAGGAGTACGTTGACCACCTCCGCGAGCAGGGCATCAAGGTCGGTGCGGCCAAGATGACCGTTTACAGACCGTTCCCGATCGAGGAGGTTCGCGCGCTCGCCAAGAAGGCGAAAGTCATAGCTCTCCTCGAGAAGAACATCACCTTCAGCGTCGGCGGAGCCCTCTTCCAGGACTTCAGCAGGGCGCTCATCAACGAGAGCGAGAAGCCGAAGATCGTTGACTTCATCCTCGGCCTCGGTGGCAGGGACGTCACCTTCAGGGACCTTGACGAGGCCCTCGCGATTGCCCAGAAGGCCCTCAACGGAGAGGCCGTTGATGAGGTCAACTGGATCGGCCTGAGGAAGGAGATTCTGTGA
- the porB gene encoding pyruvate synthase subunit PorB — translation MAVRKPPITTREYWAPGHAACAGCGCATALRLATKAFSEAMEEKYGDPNAFAIAQATGCMEVVSAVFPYTAWKAPWLHVAFENAAAAASGVEAAWKKLGRKGKILAIGGDGGTADIGMQALSGMLERWHNVVYLMYDNEAYMNTGIQRSSSTPYGAWTTTSPPGKYSIGEDKPKKWVALIAAAHQVPYVATASIGNPFDFVKKMKKAAKVDGPAFVQVQCTCPTGWKSPLEKGVEIARLAIETGVWPLFEIENGDIWNIKIQAPGGGAKVKREGGRVVAIEFKKPIEEYLKLQGRFKHLFKQPEAIDVMREQIKAMWRTIGVEVTLPKPEE, via the coding sequence ATGGCCGTTAGAAAACCCCCGATTACCACTCGCGAGTACTGGGCACCCGGTCACGCCGCCTGTGCCGGCTGTGGCTGTGCCACCGCTCTCAGGCTTGCAACCAAGGCCTTCAGCGAGGCCATGGAGGAGAAGTACGGCGATCCGAACGCCTTCGCCATAGCCCAGGCCACCGGATGTATGGAGGTCGTTTCAGCTGTCTTCCCGTACACCGCCTGGAAGGCCCCGTGGCTGCACGTCGCCTTCGAGAACGCCGCTGCTGCCGCCAGCGGTGTCGAAGCGGCTTGGAAGAAGCTCGGAAGGAAGGGCAAGATACTGGCAATAGGCGGTGACGGTGGTACCGCCGACATCGGTATGCAGGCCCTCAGCGGTATGCTCGAGCGCTGGCACAACGTCGTTTACCTCATGTACGACAACGAGGCCTACATGAACACCGGAATTCAGCGCTCAAGCTCAACCCCCTACGGTGCCTGGACCACCACCAGCCCGCCGGGCAAGTACTCCATCGGTGAGGACAAGCCCAAGAAGTGGGTCGCCCTCATCGCCGCCGCCCACCAGGTTCCGTACGTCGCAACCGCCAGCATAGGCAACCCGTTCGACTTCGTCAAGAAGATGAAGAAGGCCGCCAAGGTGGACGGCCCGGCCTTCGTCCAGGTCCAGTGTACCTGCCCGACCGGATGGAAGAGCCCGCTCGAGAAGGGTGTCGAGATAGCGAGGCTCGCCATCGAGACCGGTGTCTGGCCGCTCTTCGAGATCGAGAACGGCGACATCTGGAACATCAAGATACAGGCCCCGGGAGGAGGCGCCAAGGTCAAGCGCGAGGGAGGAAGGGTCGTCGCCATAGAGTTCAAGAAGCCCATAGAGGAGTACCTCAAGCTCCAGGGCAGGTTCAAGCACCTCTTCAAGCAGCCGGAAGCTATAGACGTCATGCGCGAGCAGATCAAGGCCATGTGGAGGACCATCGGCGTCGAGGTCACCCTCCCGAAGCCGGAGGAGTGA
- the mobA gene encoding molybdenum cofactor guanylyltransferase MobA, translating into MIAAVLAGGRSRRFGGDKLLVRIDGKPLILHTIERLELAREIDRIVVISSRENADRIRAFGYDVLVDTLMIGPMGGIYTALSLGDALVVAGDMPLLIPEFVDFIIDMFLEAKKPACVPRWANGYLEPLHAAYSKDFLPLLREKIEGGDYAINRAVRESDACYVDIEKLPEEWRESFFNVNTRGDVGKLKERIV; encoded by the coding sequence GTGATCGCGGCGGTCCTGGCGGGGGGCAGGAGCAGGCGCTTCGGGGGCGACAAGCTCCTCGTCAGAATCGACGGGAAGCCACTCATCCTCCATACGATTGAGAGGCTTGAGCTGGCGAGGGAGATAGACCGGATAGTCGTGATCTCATCCAGGGAGAACGCCGACAGGATTCGAGCGTTCGGCTACGACGTCCTCGTCGATACGCTCATGATCGGCCCGATGGGCGGCATCTACACCGCGCTGAGCCTCGGCGATGCCCTCGTGGTGGCCGGGGACATGCCCCTCCTCATCCCCGAGTTCGTTGACTTCATCATCGATATGTTCCTGGAGGCAAAAAAGCCGGCCTGCGTGCCGAGATGGGCAAACGGCTACCTCGAACCGCTCCATGCAGCGTATTCTAAGGATTTCCTCCCGCTTCTTAGAGAGAAGATCGAGGGGGGAGACTACGCCATAAACAGGGCCGTGCGGGAAAGCGACGCCTGCTACGTGGATATTGAGAAACTGCCGGAGGAATGGCGGGAGAGCTTCTTCAACGTGAACACCCGCGGGGACGTTGGAAAGCTGAAGGAAAGAATCGTTTAG
- a CDS encoding FmdE family protein, whose translation MLELNRLVAERNAEGILEYAREFHGHVCPYLALGIRASLIAMDELGVGRLDYSGSVDESILAIVEVNSCFTDGVQVTTGCTLGNNSLVYIDLGKTAMTLVRRSTWEGVRVYADGEKLRRHYPPEALELFNRVVRERRGTEEERKRLWGLWEEVAKTMLHLPREEFKIERVKVPPIEQAPIVESARCAKCGELFMEPKAVYINGEPFCLRCAGEAYPGVVGEGIVEINQTAPRGC comes from the coding sequence ATGCTTGAGCTCAACAGGTTGGTGGCGGAGAGAAACGCAGAGGGAATACTGGAATACGCGAGAGAGTTCCACGGCCACGTCTGTCCCTACCTCGCCCTGGGGATAAGGGCATCGCTGATAGCGATGGATGAGCTCGGGGTCGGGAGGCTCGACTACTCGGGCAGCGTCGATGAGTCCATACTCGCGATAGTCGAGGTCAACAGCTGCTTCACCGACGGCGTCCAGGTGACAACGGGATGCACCCTTGGAAACAATTCGCTGGTGTACATCGACCTCGGAAAAACCGCCATGACACTCGTCAGGCGCTCCACGTGGGAGGGCGTCAGGGTTTACGCCGACGGGGAAAAGCTGAGGAGGCACTATCCCCCCGAAGCCCTCGAACTGTTCAACAGGGTCGTCAGGGAGAGGAGGGGGACCGAAGAGGAGAGAAAGCGCCTGTGGGGACTGTGGGAGGAGGTCGCAAAAACCATGCTCCACCTCCCCAGGGAAGAATTCAAAATCGAGAGGGTAAAGGTTCCGCCCATAGAACAGGCGCCGATAGTTGAGAGCGCCCGCTGCGCGAAGTGCGGCGAGCTGTTCATGGAACCGAAGGCGGTTTACATAAACGGCGAACCCTTCTGCCTCCGCTGCGCCGGCGAGGCGTACCCCGGGGTCGTCGGTGAGGGCATAGTGGAGATCAACCAGACCGCTCCAAGGGGGTGCTGA
- a CDS encoding iron ABC transporter substrate-binding protein, whose product MKPLLAVFLILLTVSLSGCIGNAAEKSGSETATGTITVTDALGRTVEVPAHVGRVVAAGPGALRLVVYLNASDMVVGVEDFEKRYSFGRPYIIAHPELKELPSIGPGGPGKLPDFEALIKLEPDVIFITYVDAKTADEIEEKTGVPVVVLSYGELATFDNDELFKSLELAGKILNREKRAEEVINFIKSAQEDLLKRTEGVEPRSVYVGGIGYKGAHGIESTEANYPPFAAVHAKNVADELGSGHKSIDVEKLLEWQPEYIFIDEGGLKLVLDDYRKNPDFYNSLRAVKEGNVYGILPYNFYTTNIGTALADAYFIGKVLYPERFRDVDPEEKADEIYRFLLGKPVYATMADQFGGFGRIDLSNGTVKHSLPTSP is encoded by the coding sequence ATGAAACCTCTGCTCGCGGTTTTCCTCATACTGCTGACCGTCTCTCTGAGCGGGTGCATCGGAAACGCCGCGGAGAAAAGCGGGTCAGAAACCGCGACCGGGACCATAACCGTCACCGATGCCCTGGGAAGGACCGTGGAGGTTCCGGCTCACGTTGGAAGGGTCGTTGCGGCGGGGCCGGGTGCGCTCAGACTGGTCGTTTACCTCAACGCAAGCGACATGGTCGTTGGGGTGGAGGACTTCGAGAAGAGGTATTCCTTCGGAAGGCCGTACATCATAGCCCATCCCGAGCTTAAAGAGCTTCCCAGCATAGGCCCCGGCGGTCCCGGAAAGCTGCCGGATTTCGAGGCCCTGATAAAACTCGAACCGGACGTGATATTCATCACCTACGTCGATGCCAAGACCGCGGACGAGATAGAGGAGAAAACTGGAGTGCCGGTCGTCGTGCTCAGCTACGGGGAGCTGGCGACCTTCGATAACGATGAGCTGTTCAAATCGCTCGAGCTGGCCGGGAAGATCCTCAACAGGGAGAAGAGAGCGGAGGAGGTTATAAACTTCATCAAATCCGCACAGGAGGACCTCCTGAAGCGCACAGAAGGTGTCGAGCCGAGGAGCGTATACGTGGGGGGCATCGGCTACAAGGGCGCCCACGGGATAGAGAGCACGGAGGCGAACTATCCGCCGTTTGCGGCGGTACATGCAAAGAACGTCGCCGATGAGCTGGGGAGCGGCCACAAATCCATCGACGTGGAGAAGCTCCTCGAATGGCAGCCGGAGTACATCTTCATAGACGAGGGTGGTCTAAAACTCGTCCTCGACGACTACAGAAAGAACCCCGACTTCTACAACTCCCTCAGAGCAGTGAAAGAGGGCAACGTTTACGGTATACTGCCGTACAACTTCTACACCACCAACATAGGCACGGCCCTGGCGGATGCCTACTTCATAGGAAAAGTCCTCTATCCCGAGCGCTTCCGCGACGTTGATCCCGAGGAGAAGGCGGACGAGATATACAGGTTCCTCCTCGGAAAGCCCGTTTACGCCACCATGGCGGACCAGTTCGGAGGCTTCGGGAGGATAGACCTCTCCAACGGAACCGTGAAGCACTCACTACCGACGTCGCCGTGA
- a CDS encoding FecCD family ABC transporter permease codes for MDYERYTARKLSIGLFLFLLTVLVSLYSLSHGSYELTPREVLEALLGGGSGGAGLVVWKVRLPRIAAGLLVGATLAVAGAVMQGFLRNPLATPFTMGVSHGAMFGASLAILLGAGYAESSGRISLDNPYVVVLFAFMGAISATAVILLLAKLKGLSPEAIILAGVAMGSLFVALTTLAQYFADELQLAAMVYWSFGDLGRATWREDAIMAATFIPVLGYFIVKRWDLNAAVMGDEVAKSVGVDVERVRLVSTFLAALITAVSVAFVGVIGFVGLIAPHAVRLVAGGDYRFLIPLSALAGALLLVTADTIARLILSPMILPVGIVTSFLGAPAFIYLLVRMEGRR; via the coding sequence ATGGACTACGAGAGGTACACCGCCAGAAAGCTCTCCATTGGCCTTTTCCTCTTTCTCCTCACCGTCCTGGTTAGCCTGTACTCCCTCTCCCACGGCTCGTATGAACTCACACCCCGCGAGGTTCTGGAGGCGCTCCTCGGGGGAGGAAGCGGGGGCGCGGGGCTCGTCGTCTGGAAAGTCAGGCTTCCCCGCATAGCCGCGGGCCTCCTCGTGGGGGCCACCCTGGCCGTGGCCGGGGCAGTCATGCAGGGCTTCCTCAGGAACCCACTGGCCACGCCCTTCACTATGGGGGTTTCCCACGGCGCGATGTTCGGGGCCTCCCTCGCGATACTTCTCGGAGCCGGCTACGCCGAGAGCTCCGGCAGGATATCCCTTGACAACCCCTACGTGGTCGTCCTCTTCGCCTTCATGGGGGCGATAAGCGCCACGGCGGTAATACTGCTCCTCGCGAAGCTGAAGGGACTGAGCCCGGAGGCGATAATCCTGGCTGGAGTGGCGATGGGCTCCCTGTTCGTGGCCCTGACCACCCTCGCCCAGTACTTCGCCGACGAGCTACAGCTCGCGGCCATGGTTTACTGGAGCTTTGGGGACCTCGGCAGGGCCACGTGGAGGGAAGATGCCATAATGGCCGCCACCTTCATCCCTGTCCTCGGGTACTTCATCGTCAAGCGCTGGGACCTGAACGCAGCGGTCATGGGCGACGAGGTGGCGAAGAGCGTTGGCGTGGATGTTGAGCGGGTGAGGCTGGTCTCCACGTTCCTCGCGGCCCTGATAACCGCGGTCAGCGTTGCCTTCGTCGGGGTCATAGGCTTCGTTGGCCTGATAGCCCCCCACGCGGTGAGGCTGGTGGCGGGTGGAGATTATCGCTTCCTGATTCCCCTATCGGCGCTGGCCGGGGCGCTCCTTCTTGTAACCGCGGACACAATCGCGAGGCTCATTCTGTCGCCGATGATACTTCCGGTGGGCATAGTGACGTCCTTCCTCGGCGCGCCGGCGTTCATCTACCTGCTGGTGAGGATGGAGGGAAGGAGATGA
- a CDS encoding ABC transporter ATP-binding protein codes for MKPSSEKIVLSARNLRFSYNGSEVLRGINLDVWEGEFVAVLGPNGAGKSTLVKCLAGILNCGGVKAFGRPLGEYSRNELARIIAYVPQRTEPGFMTVFDTVLLGRRPHMGLRPSKKDIEAVMAALRTLGIENLAAKTTNRLSGGELQKVGIARALAQEPRILIMDEPTNNLDIRSQLEVMRLARGFSREGGTAIVVMHDVNLALRFARRFIFMKEGRVMAEGGLEILDGKLFREIYGVDVEIGEIRGIPTVVPL; via the coding sequence ATGAAGCCGTCATCCGAAAAGATCGTCCTGAGCGCCAGAAACCTGCGGTTCTCGTACAACGGTTCCGAGGTGCTCAGGGGGATCAACCTAGATGTCTGGGAAGGCGAGTTCGTGGCGGTGCTCGGGCCCAACGGTGCCGGCAAGAGCACCCTCGTGAAGTGCCTGGCGGGGATACTGAACTGCGGGGGAGTGAAAGCCTTTGGACGGCCCCTCGGGGAATACTCAAGGAACGAGCTCGCGCGCATCATCGCCTACGTCCCTCAGAGAACTGAGCCAGGGTTCATGACGGTCTTCGACACGGTGCTCCTCGGGAGGAGGCCCCACATGGGGCTGAGGCCATCAAAGAAGGACATCGAGGCCGTCATGGCGGCCCTAAGGACGCTCGGGATAGAGAACCTGGCAGCTAAAACCACGAACAGACTGAGCGGCGGTGAGCTTCAGAAGGTGGGGATAGCGCGGGCCCTCGCCCAGGAGCCCAGAATACTCATCATGGACGAGCCAACGAACAACCTGGACATAAGAAGCCAGCTGGAGGTTATGAGACTCGCCAGGGGGTTCTCCAGGGAGGGAGGAACCGCGATAGTGGTGATGCACGACGTGAACCTAGCGCTGCGCTTCGCGAGGAGGTTCATCTTCATGAAGGAGGGCAGGGTCATGGCAGAGGGAGGTCTTGAGATCCTCGACGGGAAGCTATTCAGAGAGATTTACGGCGTGGACGTTGAGATTGGAGAGATACGGGGCATACCCACCGTCGTCCCCCTGTAG